The genomic DNA CGCCTACCGCACCGTTTGAGCTGACGCTGGACACCAACATTCCGACAGGGACGCTGGATCGCATCGCCGACGATGTAGGCCTGGTGCAGGGCGACCTGGCGAACCCGGCGGTGACCGATGACACCACGCCAACGCTACACGGTACTGGCCGTGCGGGCGATACCGTGTTCATTTACGACGGCACCACGCTTGTTAATTCTGTGACCGTAGGCAATGACGGCACCTGGAACTACACGCTGCCACCGCAGAACAACGGCACCGAGCTGTCTCTGAGCGCGGTCTTCCAGAGCCCGACCGGTGTGAAAAGCGCACCAACCGCGCCGTGGGATCTGACGATTGATACTGACGCGCCAACGGCGCCGACCATTACCGGCATGTATGACGATGCGGATACGCTGATCGTCGATGGCGGTCGTTCACGCGACACCACGCCAGAACTGCGCGGTACGGCTGAGAAAAACAGCCTGGTGACAATCTATGGTTCGGACAACAAGAACCCGATTGCGTCCGTATATGCAGATGCAGACGGTAACTGGACGTGGACATCGCCTGCGCTGGCAGATGCGAAACATGACTTCTACGTGACGTCACAGGATGCGGCGGGCAACGTCTCTGGCGAATCCAACCACTACGGTCTGGAAGTGGATACCCGCGCTGCAGCTCCGATCATTCTGGGGGCGTACGATGACGTGCAAGGTGGCATCTATAACGGCCTGGTGCCAGACGGTGGGCTGAGCAACGACGGCAATATGCAGCTGCGCGGAACCGCTGAGCCAAACAGCGTCGTGTACATCTACAATGCGTATAACAACGCGGTGCTGGATACGGTGAAAACTGATGCGAAAGGTAACTGGACCTGGGATCGTGCGGTTGCTGACACGGCTGCCGGTCGTCCGCATATGTTCTACACCATTGCGAAAGACGATCTGGGTAACGTGTCGGGTAAATCTGAGACCTATTCGATCAACGTGGATACCGTTAATGCGACACCAGTTATTACAGGTGCTTACGACAACGTAGAAGGTGGTATTTATAACGGTCTGGTGGGCAACGGTGGCGTAACGAACGACCGCACGCCTGAGTTACGCGGTACGGCGGAGGCAGGTAGCGTTGTGTATTTCGTCAACATGGCGAATGGTGCGACAGTGGCTTCCACAACGGCGGGAGCTGATGGTAAATGGTCTTATCAGGCGACAACTAACTATAACCAGACATATTCCTGGCAGGTTTTCTCAATCGATAATGCTGGGAACCGTTCAGCGAACTCATCAACCTTCTCACTCACGGTTGATACGGTGAATAACGCACCTGTTATCACCGGCTCTTACGATGATGTTCAGGGCGGCGTGTATAACGGTCTGGTGGGCAACGGTGGCGTAACCAACGACCGTGGCCTGGATTTACGCGGGACAGCGGAAGCGGGCAGCGTGGTGTATATCATCGACCCGGCAACCGGTGGGACTTATGGCTCGGCGGTTGCGGCTGCGAATGGCGCATGGGCATACCCAGTGACGACCAACTACAACAAGCTGTATGAATTCCAGGCTTATTCAATCGACAGGGCCGGAAACCGTTCGGCTACCTCGTCGAAATTTGGGATCACTGTGGATACGGTGAATAACGCGCCCGTAATCACCGGCTCTTACGATGATGTTCAGGGTGGTGTGTATAACGGCCTGGTAGGCAACGGTGGCGTAACCAACGACCGTGGCCTGGATTTACGCGGGACAGCGGAAGCGGGCAGCGTGGTGTATATCATCGACCCGGCAACCGGTGGGACTTATGGCTCGGCGGTTGCGGCTGCGAATGGCGCATGGGCATACCCAGTGACGACCAACTACAACAAGCTGTATGAATTCCAGGCTTATTCAATCGACAGGGCCGGAAACCGTTCGGCTACCTCGTCGAAATTTGGGATCACTGTAGATACCGTCAACGCCGCGCCAGTGATCACCAGCGTCACGGATAACGTCGGTCCGGTAACGGGCAACGTGGCCAACGCGGGTTCAACGGATGACAACACGCCGACCCTGAACGGTACCGCTGAAGCAGGTAGCACAGTGTACATCGCGGTGAACGGTTCTACGTACAGTGTCACCGCCGCCGCTAACGGCAGCTGGAGCTTAACGCCGTCTGCACTGCCGTTGGGGAACCACACGTTTAGCGTGTTCTCTATCGATAAAGCAGGGAACCAGAGTGCGGGTGTTTCACGCAGCCTGACAGTGGTTTCTCCGAAATCGAGCGGGTTCGAAGATTTTAACACTGTACCGTTCCAGAACTTTGGAAAGGGTCTGGTCACACTGCCAAGTGGTCTGAAATTTACGTTAAACGATAAATATTACCCTGGTTATGGTGCGGCGATTTATCAGTGGGGCGTTTCATCCACCAGTCGTGTATTAGCAATGACTGGCGACATCACCATGCATTTTGACGGGGTAAATGCTGTCAGCATGAAACTTTCTGGTGCGAACGATTCCGTCCAGTCTAGCGTTGTGAAGTCAACATACACCGTTTACGACACGGCAGGGAAAGTGATCTCTTCAGGATATCTGCCAGTTGGTGAGTCAACCTTCTCTGTTAATGCCCCGTCGGGGCGTGAGATTGGAAATATCGTCTTCAGTATGGGGCGTGGTGCAAGCAGTGGTTTGTCGGGTGGCGGTAACACTATCAATACCGATCAGTACTGGATTGATGATGTCCGCTGGACAGTGAACACACCGCGCTCAGCATCCAGAAGCATGATGATGAACGCTGAAGAGCAGCATGACGATAACGCCAGTGTTGTTAGCACCCTGAACGATCGTGAGATTAACCTGGATAATCTCCAGCACAAGACGATTGATATTACCAACAGCAAGCAGGACAAGCTGAATATCAGTCTGCACGACGTGCTGACCCACGCTGAAAAAGACCTGTTTATCACCGATGGCAATAAACAGCTGATGGTGCAGGGTAATAAAGGCGACGTGGTAAACCTGAGCGATCTTCTGCCTGACAACAGCGATCCGGGCAACTGGACCAACGCCGGTAATGTGAAGGTATCGGGTGTTGAGTATCAGGTGTTCCACATGGAAAGCCAGGATGTCGAGCTGCTGGTACAAGCTGGCGTAACCGTCAACGTGAATAATCACTAACTTAAACTTTTCCAGGCCTCCTTTCGGGGAGGCCTCTGGAGGATTTATGACTTTTTTCAAGACCTCTTTATTTGCGGCGCTGTTTACCTCCTCCGCATTTTTCATTCACACCGCCACCGCTGCGGAGAATTTTGGCAAGGTGTATCAGCCTGTTGCACCCGTCGCTCAGACTCAGGCGCAAATTGTTTACTACCGTGACGCCAGTAACACCACCGGCGGGGCGGCACATATTTATGTGGATAATGAATTCCACGATGCGCTGCTGCCTGGCGGTTATACCGTGTTCTGTTTGGCGCCGGGTAAGCATAATCTCGGCGCATACCAGAACGATGCACCGCAGTATCGTGGTAAAGAACAGGGTTACAACGTCGAAATGAACGGCGGGCAAACCTATTTCGTGCGCGTCAGTGACACGATGAATGCCGTGCCGGAAGCCCGTACGCGCGAGCAGGCGGAGAAGGATTTATCGGGGCTGCGCGAGCAGACCCATGTGCTTTCCCGCGCATCCAGCGTGGAAGCCTGTAAGACTCTGGCCGCGCCTCAGTACAAAGATTACACCCTGTCTGGCGATATTATGTTCCGCTTTGGACAGTCCGGGGAAAAGGGCGTTTCCGCTCAGGGCCGCCAGGCGGTGAAAGACCTGGTGGCGACAATAAAACGTGAAAACGTCGAGCTGAAACAAATCCAGGTGATTGGCCATACGGATGCTATCGGCAGCGATCGTAGCAACTACGCGCTGGGGCTGAAACGTGCGCAGACGGTACGTACGATGCTGGCAGAAAATGGCCTTCCGGCGCGTTTGATGGTGGCGTCCAGCGTCGGCAGTAACGAGCCGGTTGTTAATGACTGTGCCGCGTCCGGCAAGCGTGAGTTGGTTTCTTGCTATGCGCCAAACCGCCGCGTTGTTGTGCGTGTAAGCGGCGATCAGAACGTGACTGCACCTGAGCAAAAATAATCTTGCGTCCTGCCTTCCCGCAATGGGAGGGCATTCTCTTTTCCCTCGTGAATCCCTCATCAAACCTGTTTCGTGACAAAAAATAACCCGTTCCATTGAGACAGGTCTCATTAATTTAAGACTGTTCCGCGTGACAGAATATTCTTAATTTAAACCAATAAATCAATTTAATTCATTGATTTAAATATAAATAATCAATCAGGAAAAACGCGAAATATGGAATCCTCAACTGCAAATTTTCAGGAGGAACAGCTGCTTGCCGCCGCTCGCGATAACCGACAAAGTGATGATTCTCTGCTCAGAAGTATTGCCTGGGTGTGTGAGCATTATGGTCTCGGTAAAAGCGATGATGTTTTGCTGGCGGGTCTGCCTGTCGAACAACTCCTCACTCCCTCTTTAGCGCTTGATGCGCTCAAAAATGCCGGTGTGACCGGAGGGCTCATCAAGCGTAATAGCGCAGAACTGCCGGAGCAGATCTTCCCGATGATTTTGCTGCGTAAGGGCGCTGGCGGGATGGTGCTGCTGGGGCGCGAGCGTCGTAAAAATGCCGAAGACAAATGGGATCTGTTCTATTCCCTGGTCATGCCGGATGTCTCTGACGAGCCGGTTGAACTGAATCATGAAGCGCTTAACGAGCTGTATGTTGGCTACGCGATCGCGGCTAAACCGACTGCGCGTATTGACAGTCGGGTTAGCGATATCGCGCCGCCGCAGCCGAAAGGCCATTGGCTGTTCAGTACGCTGTGGCGCTACCGTCGTTACTATCGTAGCGCCGCGCTGGCGTCGGTGCTGGTGAACGTGCTCGCGCTGGCCACCGTGTTCTTTACCATGAACGTTTATGACCGCGTGATCCCTAACCAGGCGTTTACCACGCTCTGGTCGCTGGCGATTGGCGTGCTGGTGGCAATGATTTTTGAAGCCGTAACCCGTAGCGTGCGTGCTCACCTGCTTGATACCGCAGGAAAAAAAGCGGATCTGATTGTCGGCAGCGTGCTGTTTCGTCAGGCGCTGGCGGTGAAAATGGAGCATAAGCCCGCCTCTTCTGGCTCTTTTGCCAACCAGCTGCGCGAATTCGAATCCGTGCGTGATTTTGTCTCATCCGCGACGCTTGCAACCATTGCCGACCTGCCGTTCGTTCTGCTGTTTATTGGCATTATCTTCGCCATCGGTGGCCCGCTGGCGATTGTCCCGCTGCTGATGCTGCCAATGATCCTGCTGGTCAGTATGGCCATTCAGTGGCCGCTGGCCAAAGTGATGAAAGCCAGCCTGCAGGAAGCATCGCTGAAGCAGGGCGTCCTGATTGAATCCATCGAAGGGATGGAAACGCTGAAATCCGTGGGGGGCGAGTCATGGATGCAGAGCCGCTGGCAAAAGTTCAGCGCCATGCAATCGTCCAGCTCGGCGGCGTCTAAGCACTACTCTACGCTGGCGATGAATTCGGTGAGTTTCCTGCAACAACTGCAGACGGTCATGCTGATTGTCACCGGCGTGTACCTGATTGATGCCGGCACCCTGACGCAGGGCGCGTTAATCGGTACGGTCATGCTGGCCGGTCGTGTGACCGCGCCGTTAAGCCAGGTCGTCGGTTTAGCCGTGCGTTATCAGCAGGCCAAAGCCGCGCTGACTTCCCTGAACAAGCTGATGGAGAACCCAACCGATCGCAGCAGTGAGATTGACTACATCAAACAGCCTGAGTTGAACGGTGATATCGAGCTTAAAGGCATTACCTTCTCTTATCCGGCGCCGCCCATGCAGCCGAACCCGGATATCCTCAAAGGCGTGAATCTGACGATAAAACCGGGCGAGCGTGTGGCGATCGTCGGAAAAATCGGCAGCGGTAAATCCACGCTGCTGCGCATCATTGCCCGCCTTTACACGCCGGTGAAAGGGCAGATTTTCAGTAGCGGTCTGGACGTGAATCAAATTGAGCCGTCTGACTGGCGAAACAACGTAGGGTTTGTGGGGCAGGATGCGCGTCTGTTTTACGGCACATTGCGCGAAAACATCATGATTGGCCGTCAGAATGCGTCGTCTGATGAGTTTCTTAAGGTACTGCGTTTAACCGGGCTGGACCACATTGCCGCACGCCACCCGCGTGGCATTCATATGCCCGTTGGCGAGCAGGGCAACAGTTTGTCCGGCGGCCAGCGTCAGCTGGTTTCCCTGGCGCGAACGCTGTTGGCGCGTCCTAACCTGCTGCTGCTGGATGAACCGACCAGCGCGATGGATGCGCAGACCGAAGCCCTGTTCCTGCAACACCTGAAAATCGCGACCGCCGGACACACGCTGGTTGTTGTCACCCATCGCCCGTCGCTGCTGGCGCTGGTGGACAGAATGGTGATTATTGAGGACGGCAAAATCGTCGCGGATGGTCCAAAACAGCAGATTCTGGCTGCGCTCAACGGCACGCCAACAGCGCAACCTGAGCAGACGCCCGCTAACGACAGTACGCCAGCGCAAGCTGTGCCAGTAAAAGAGCAGGCGGAGGCCAGCGCATGAAATTTCTAAAACAGAAGAAAAATAAACCGCTCTCAGCGCGTGATGCAGCCTGGATGAGCGATATCCAGGAGGCGCTGTTCTCTCAGACCACGCCAAAATCGCGGCTGGTGTTATGGCTCATCCTGGCGGTGTTCATCGGCTTCTTAACCTGGGCGCATTTCGCCAAAGTGGAAGAGATCACCAAGGGTGATGCGAAGATCGTCTCAAAAAGTCGCGAACAGATTATCCAGAGCCTCGAGGGCGGGATACTCGAAGAGTTGAATGTCCGAGAGGGCGATATCGTCGAACCGGGGCAGGTATTGCTGAAAATCGACCCGACGCGTGCGCAATCGAGTTATCAGGAGACGCTGCGCAAGGTGGTGGCACTGGAAGCGACCGTTAACCGCCTGCGTGCGGAAGCGTATGGTCTGCCGCTGACCTTTAGCGACCGCGTGAAAAAGTATCCTTCTGAGGTCGAGCTGGAAACCCGCGCTTACAACAGCCGTAAGCAAGCGCTGGAAGAGGGTGTGGCTTCGCTTGAGAAGAGCTATCGTCTGGCGCAAAACGAAATTGCCATGTCTGAGCCGCTGGCGGCGCGCGGCCTGCTTTCCGAAGTAGAGCTGCTGCGCATGCGCCGTCAGGCAAACGACCTGCAATCGCAGATTGTTGAGCGCCGCAACCGCTATCAGGCGGATGCCAACGCCGACCTGATCCGTCAGGAGCTGGATCTGGTGCAGGCTGAAGAGAGTCTGACCGGTCGCGAAGATATTGTGAACCGCACAACCATTACCGCACTGGTAAAAGGCACGGTCAAAAATGTGCGGGTTACCACTATTGGCGGGGTTATTCAGCCTGGTGAACACATCATGGAGATCGTGCCGCTGGAAGATCAGCTGCTGGTGGAAGGGAAGATCAAACCGTCTGACGTGGCCTTCCTGCATGCCGGTTTGCCTGCCATGGTGAAAATCACCGCTTACGATTTTGCAATCTATGGCGGCCTGAAGGGGCAAGTGTCTCTCGTCAGTCCGGATACGTTAAAAGATGACGCTAAAGCTGCGGCGGGCCGTCCTGATGATACGTATTACCGGGTGATGGTCTTAACCGACAGCAGCACCCTCAAAGCAGGGGATAAAGCCCTGCCGATTATTCCCGGCATGATTGCGACCGTGGAAATTCGTACGGGCGAAAAAACCATTCTCGATTACCTGCTGAAACCTATTTTCAAAGCGAAAGAAGCCTTCCGGGAGCGTTAATTTACGATGAAAAAGTATTCTCCAGTACAGCGTCGCCTGGCGGCGACGCTGACGGTCCTCTCTTGCCTGATTTCAGGGAAAAGTGTCGCCAGTAGCGAGGGCTTATTAGCCTTTCAACCTGTCGCTCCGCAGGCAAAATCCGGCATGGTGATGGCCTCCACCCCGCCTGCACCTCTCGCGCCACGGGTGGCGCAGAAAAGCGCGGTGGATAACCATGCTACTAGCACAACCCACACCGCGTTTGCGAAAAGCAACGCGACAAACGTTGATCGACAGACCGCCCGTGCGCCTGGCGAGAATGAAATCCGTCTGCTCTTTAATAATGCGGTTAATACTGCACTGGGTATGAGCCCTGAGGTTCGTGGCGCACAGTTCAATACCGAGGCGGCACAGGCCAACGTTGATGAAGCGAAAGGGCAACGCTGGCCGCAGGTGGATGTCGGGACGCGTTCAAAAAGCGTCCAGTTCGGTGGCGGAGAACGGGGCTACAGCGACAGTCGTCCGGCGGTGACCGTGAATGTCGCAACCACATTGCTCGATTTTGGTCGTACCAGCAACACCATTAAAAGCCGTGAAGCGCTGCATCTGGCCGCGAAAGAGAATACGGGCGCACAGGCGGAAAACATTGCCTGGCAGGTCAGTAGTGCACTCATTGAGTTGAGTAAGCAGCGCCAGATCATTGTTCTCAGCCAAAAGTACGTGGCGCGTATGAATGAACTGGTCGAAATGCTGGACGGCATTGTGAAGGTTGACCAGGGGCGTCGCAGTGAACTGACGCAGGCCAGAGGGCGTTTTTTACAGGCGCAATCTTCTTTAGATACGGCCATATCGCGCGCGCGTGATACGGAAATCATCCTCAACCGCCTGCTGGGGGATACGCCCGTTCCTCTGCCAACAGCACCGGTGTGGAACCTGAAGCCAGGGGAGCTGAACAAGCAGTTATCCGCCATTGAAAGCCATCCCACCATTCGACAGGCGCAGGCAGAGACCGCATCAGCACTGGCGGATGCGGAAGCGGCGCGTTCTGCCGCCTACCCAACGGTGACGTGGAACGTTGGCAAAAGTACCGGGCGCGATGAACTGGGGCGTGAACAGGCGTGGGAAACCAATGTAAACTTAAGCTGGCCGATTTTCCGGG from Enterobacter ludwigii includes the following:
- a CDS encoding Ig-like domain-containing protein, with amino-acid sequence MKKTIASNNNTEPNIAAVATLPPLPTNVLLWNDYQFPREINNNDISEDNTPTISGKGEPGMTAVIDLGDGQSVRVPVNAEGNWSWTPAPALADGTYTWSVALEDAAGNRGEATTPVTFIVDTVGNAVSISHAEDNTGTLTNPLASGSSTDDLKPVIVGTATPGSLVTLYVDGEAVGTMTADPTTGAWAIEINPALESGKTYEITAGEFSGPGEIPPPTRPFLLTIDTVVPTGTFDRVSDDVGRYQGDLPNPAVTDDTTPTLHGTGRPGDIVFVRNGSDIISSVTVGTDGRWEYTLPEQTNGAALDVSVVFRGPTGVESAPTDPWKLVIDTEAPVKPIIGDVEDDQGPVIGPINNGDVTDDTQPVFSGEGAVPGETVELIIDDEVVGTAIVGEDGKWEVTPENPLAEGEHEAVVVITDPAGNTSEPSDPIGFIVDTTPPVKPTIDTVFDDAGQQTGYLQNGDITDDSTPTFAGSAEENSLVYIIVNGREVASVRATDEGTWTWTPPLGLANGHYDVKVVAEDKAGLRSDPSDAFSFDLLAGGIPTAPAITDVIDDVESHVGTVQNGGITNDDRPVITGTAQDGTTVYLYDGANPNPIGSAVVTGGRWTIEFDSALAQGEHRFRAVAEDVTGNRSPETGEWVIIVDSVAPGEAADVELWDDFGTPGLIGNNDTTDDNTPTYRGKGEAGGTAIIDLGNGTTVRVPVDGSGNWSYTPAPALADGDYTWRVSIEDKAGNVGPASDPIHFIVDTSGNGVSISHVVDDEGAITGNLGSGSHTDDTTPTVVGRATPGALVKVYVDGNYIDSVRADAVTGNWQLTITPALSTDGTYQITATEDPGTGDSAPTAPFELTLDTNIPTGTLDRIADDVGLVQGDLANPAVTDDTTPTLHGTGRAGDTVFIYDGTTLVNSVTVGNDGTWNYTLPPQNNGTELSLSAVFQSPTGVKSAPTAPWDLTIDTDAPTAPTITGMYDDADTLIVDGGRSRDTTPELRGTAEKNSLVTIYGSDNKNPIASVYADADGNWTWTSPALADAKHDFYVTSQDAAGNVSGESNHYGLEVDTRAAAPIILGAYDDVQGGIYNGLVPDGGLSNDGNMQLRGTAEPNSVVYIYNAYNNAVLDTVKTDAKGNWTWDRAVADTAAGRPHMFYTIAKDDLGNVSGKSETYSINVDTVNATPVITGAYDNVEGGIYNGLVGNGGVTNDRTPELRGTAEAGSVVYFVNMANGATVASTTAGADGKWSYQATTNYNQTYSWQVFSIDNAGNRSANSSTFSLTVDTVNNAPVITGSYDDVQGGVYNGLVGNGGVTNDRGLDLRGTAEAGSVVYIIDPATGGTYGSAVAAANGAWAYPVTTNYNKLYEFQAYSIDRAGNRSATSSKFGITVDTVNNAPVITGSYDDVQGGVYNGLVGNGGVTNDRGLDLRGTAEAGSVVYIIDPATGGTYGSAVAAANGAWAYPVTTNYNKLYEFQAYSIDRAGNRSATSSKFGITVDTVNAAPVITSVTDNVGPVTGNVANAGSTDDNTPTLNGTAEAGSTVYIAVNGSTYSVTAAANGSWSLTPSALPLGNHTFSVFSIDKAGNQSAGVSRSLTVVSPKSSGFEDFNTVPFQNFGKGLVTLPSGLKFTLNDKYYPGYGAAIYQWGVSSTSRVLAMTGDITMHFDGVNAVSMKLSGANDSVQSSVVKSTYTVYDTAGKVISSGYLPVGESTFSVNAPSGREIGNIVFSMGRGASSGLSGGGNTINTDQYWIDDVRWTVNTPRSASRSMMMNAEEQHDDNASVVSTLNDREINLDNLQHKTIDITNSKQDKLNISLHDVLTHAEKDLFITDGNKQLMVQGNKGDVVNLSDLLPDNSDPGNWTNAGNVKVSGVEYQVFHMESQDVELLVQAGVTVNVNNH
- a CDS encoding TolC family protein codes for the protein MKKYSPVQRRLAATLTVLSCLISGKSVASSEGLLAFQPVAPQAKSGMVMASTPPAPLAPRVAQKSAVDNHATSTTHTAFAKSNATNVDRQTARAPGENEIRLLFNNAVNTALGMSPEVRGAQFNTEAAQANVDEAKGQRWPQVDVGTRSKSVQFGGGERGYSDSRPAVTVNVATTLLDFGRTSNTIKSREALHLAAKENTGAQAENIAWQVSSALIELSKQRQIIVLSQKYVARMNELVEMLDGIVKVDQGRRSELTQARGRFLQAQSSLDTAISRARDTEIILNRLLGDTPVPLPTAPVWNLKPGELNKQLSAIESHPTIRQAQAETASALADAEAARSAAYPTVTWNVGKSTGRDELGREQAWETNVNLSWPIFRGGSQRAAELSAARRADASREAIEQQSRDLDNRVRAADQDAHSMLERAGLYHNLSIESDRIRHDFFDQWYHLGRRTLLDVLSAESDFYGNQVAEVTNRFDGYSAIFRSYASSGTLLLWLRNNN
- a CDS encoding type I secretion system permease/ATPase, which translates into the protein MESSTANFQEEQLLAAARDNRQSDDSLLRSIAWVCEHYGLGKSDDVLLAGLPVEQLLTPSLALDALKNAGVTGGLIKRNSAELPEQIFPMILLRKGAGGMVLLGRERRKNAEDKWDLFYSLVMPDVSDEPVELNHEALNELYVGYAIAAKPTARIDSRVSDIAPPQPKGHWLFSTLWRYRRYYRSAALASVLVNVLALATVFFTMNVYDRVIPNQAFTTLWSLAIGVLVAMIFEAVTRSVRAHLLDTAGKKADLIVGSVLFRQALAVKMEHKPASSGSFANQLREFESVRDFVSSATLATIADLPFVLLFIGIIFAIGGPLAIVPLLMLPMILLVSMAIQWPLAKVMKASLQEASLKQGVLIESIEGMETLKSVGGESWMQSRWQKFSAMQSSSSAASKHYSTLAMNSVSFLQQLQTVMLIVTGVYLIDAGTLTQGALIGTVMLAGRVTAPLSQVVGLAVRYQQAKAALTSLNKLMENPTDRSSEIDYIKQPELNGDIELKGITFSYPAPPMQPNPDILKGVNLTIKPGERVAIVGKIGSGKSTLLRIIARLYTPVKGQIFSSGLDVNQIEPSDWRNNVGFVGQDARLFYGTLRENIMIGRQNASSDEFLKVLRLTGLDHIAARHPRGIHMPVGEQGNSLSGGQRQLVSLARTLLARPNLLLLDEPTSAMDAQTEALFLQHLKIATAGHTLVVVTHRPSLLALVDRMVIIEDGKIVADGPKQQILAALNGTPTAQPEQTPANDSTPAQAVPVKEQAEASA
- a CDS encoding HlyD family type I secretion periplasmic adaptor subunit; this translates as MKFLKQKKNKPLSARDAAWMSDIQEALFSQTTPKSRLVLWLILAVFIGFLTWAHFAKVEEITKGDAKIVSKSREQIIQSLEGGILEELNVREGDIVEPGQVLLKIDPTRAQSSYQETLRKVVALEATVNRLRAEAYGLPLTFSDRVKKYPSEVELETRAYNSRKQALEEGVASLEKSYRLAQNEIAMSEPLAARGLLSEVELLRMRRQANDLQSQIVERRNRYQADANADLIRQELDLVQAEESLTGREDIVNRTTITALVKGTVKNVRVTTIGGVIQPGEHIMEIVPLEDQLLVEGKIKPSDVAFLHAGLPAMVKITAYDFAIYGGLKGQVSLVSPDTLKDDAKAAAGRPDDTYYRVMVLTDSSTLKAGDKALPIIPGMIATVEIRTGEKTILDYLLKPIFKAKEAFRER
- a CDS encoding OmpA family protein codes for the protein MTFFKTSLFAALFTSSAFFIHTATAAENFGKVYQPVAPVAQTQAQIVYYRDASNTTGGAAHIYVDNEFHDALLPGGYTVFCLAPGKHNLGAYQNDAPQYRGKEQGYNVEMNGGQTYFVRVSDTMNAVPEARTREQAEKDLSGLREQTHVLSRASSVEACKTLAAPQYKDYTLSGDIMFRFGQSGEKGVSAQGRQAVKDLVATIKRENVELKQIQVIGHTDAIGSDRSNYALGLKRAQTVRTMLAENGLPARLMVASSVGSNEPVVNDCAASGKRELVSCYAPNRRVVVRVSGDQNVTAPEQK